The window CACCCACGACGCGTTGCCACTGGTGTGGCCCGTGCGGGATCTGGCCAACGATCAAGTGCCGACGTTCATCGACGGCAAGCTCGGTTTCTACGCCATGGATGCCGGCTCACCGATCACCGCCACCACCTGGCAAGCCGTCAAGACCAGTGCCGACATTGCACTGACAGGTCTGGCGCTTATCGATGAAGGCCACGACAGCGCATTCGCTCTTTGTCGTCCGCCGGGCCACCACGCGGCGCGTGAGTACATGGGGGGTTATTGCTACCTCAATAACGCGGCGATTGCCGCGCAGCAGGCGATTACCCAAGGCGCAAAGCGTGTCGCAGTACTGGACGTCGATTTTCATCATGGCAACGGCACCCAGAACATTTTTTACGACCGCGATGACGTGATGTTCGTGTCGCTGCACGGCGAACCGACCGTGTCCTATCCGTACTACTCGGGCTTCAGCAGCGAAACCGGCGCCGGTCGCGGCGAAGGTTACACCCTCAACTACCCGCTGCCGAAAAACACGTCGTGGGAAAGCTATCGCAACGCCCTGCTGCATGCCTGCAAGAAACTTCAGCCATTCGCGCCTGAAGTCCTGGTGATCTCACTGGGCGTGGACACCTTCAAGGACGACCCCATTAGCCACTTCCTGCTGGAAAGCCAGGACTTCATCGCGATGGGCGAGCTGATCGCCAGCGTGGGCTGCCCCACTCTCTTTGTGATGGAAGGCGGCTACATGGTGGACGAGATTGGGATCAACGCGGTGAACGTCCTGCACGGTTTCGAGAGCAAACGCGCCTGAGGATCCCCGCTTTTAAACGTTCAATGACTGGATTGGAGAATAAAAACATGACTCTTTTTATAGATGTCGATGATGCCGCACGCCTGTTCGCCAAGGTTGGCATCCGCCGGGCAAT of the Paucimonas lemoignei genome contains:
- the aphA gene encoding acetylpolyamine aminohydrolase, with protein sequence MFTVFSDSHRLHHGTELKDGVLKPSFEQPSRADTVHNRVKQVGLGQIVEPRVFDRSCYVNAHSERYVSFLESAWAEWSATGRTHDALPLVWPVRDLANDQVPTFIDGKLGFYAMDAGSPITATTWQAVKTSADIALTGLALIDEGHDSAFALCRPPGHHAAREYMGGYCYLNNAAIAAQQAITQGAKRVAVLDVDFHHGNGTQNIFYDRDDVMFVSLHGEPTVSYPYYSGFSSETGAGRGEGYTLNYPLPKNTSWESYRNALLHACKKLQPFAPEVLVISLGVDTFKDDPISHFLLESQDFIAMGELIASVGCPTLFVMEGGYMVDEIGINAVNVLHGFESKRA